The following nucleotide sequence is from Labilibaculum sp. DW002.
GAGCCGAGAAAAACATCTCGTGATAGGATTTAAATACAACGACTTTAGTGTCGCGATCATCCTTTAAGGAAAGGATAAAAGCATTGACTTCGTTAATTAAATCGATTGTCAGAACGTTTACTGGTGGGTTTTTAATAATAACATTTGCCACTCCATTGTCTTTTGTAATAATCAGCTTACTCATTTTCTTAATATTTAAATTTATTATTCTCTATTCCCTAAAAAACCATTGTACACTACATCTTATAACACTTTCACATACAATATATTAGAATTTTTTACGTATGATTAAAACCATTTATCATTTGGTTGTACATACAACTATTAATATAACTAAAAAAGGACTAATCCTTTAAAAGCATATTTGCTTTGTTAATATCTGCAGTTAGATTCTTGGAAAAATCTTCATCCAACACTTCATAATATCTTTCATACATTTTTTTCATTGCTCCCTCAATCAATACTCTCAGTTCTTTTCCCTTTGCGGTTGGATAAATAAAAACGGATCGCCCCTTTTGCATTCTCTCCACCAATTGCTTTTGCATTAACTTGTCGATAAAACGAGTCATTGTAGAAGCTTTCAGATTCATTTTTTGACTCAATTCATTCTGACTCAGTCCTGGCTCATCAAGCAAAGTGAGCATCAAGTAAGCATGAGAGGAAGTCAATCCTGTTATTTTAAACTCCTCTTCTGCCATTTCATTAATTTTTCTGGCGAAAGAATTGACTGTAAAATACAGGCAGCATTCGTGAAATGTCTTAGATTCTTTAGTCATGTTTGTTTCTTTATCTGCTGCA
It contains:
- a CDS encoding MarR family winged helix-turn-helix transcriptional regulator; this translates as MTKESKTFHECCLYFTVNSFARKINEMAEEEFKITGLTSSHAYLMLTLLDEPGLSQNELSQKMNLKASTMTRFIDKLMQKQLVERMQKGRSVFIYPTAKGKELRVLIEGAMKKMYERYYEVLDEDFSKNLTADINKANMLLKD